One Thalassospira marina DNA window includes the following coding sequences:
- a CDS encoding vitamin B12-dependent ribonucleotide reductase encodes MRITRQFTQEDVSPYADIEFRKSSCKIKNPDGSTVFEMNDIDVPSGWSQVASDVLAQKYFRKAGVPVALKPVKEKDVPEWLWRHEADKPALEKMPAEERYTSELSATQVFDRLAGTWAYWGWKGGYFDAESDARAFFDEMRFQLAHQMGAPNSPQWFNTGLHWAYGIDGPAQGHSYVDYKTGKLTKSTGAYEHPQPHACFIQSVSDDLVNEGGIMDLWTREARLFKYGSGTGSNFSNVRGEGEALSGGGRSSGLMSFLKIGDRAAGAIKSGGTTRRAAKMVVVDIDHPDIEKYIDWKVVEEQKVAALVAGSKLAEKHLTAVLGACNNWDGAADSEDRLNPRSNPQLREAILAARAVMIPDSYINKIIQFAREGFTEISFKTYDTDWDSEAYLTVSGQNSNNSVRVSNDFLQAVLDDGNWNLIRRTDGKVAETIRARDLWEKVGEAAWACADPGIQYDTTINEWHTCPNSGRINASNPCSEYMFLDDTACNLASMNLMNFRSDDGGIDIAAYEHAVRLWTVVLEVSVLMAQFPSDRIAELSYRYRTLGLGYANIGGLLMSMGISYDSDEGRAICASLTAIMCGVSYATSAEMAGELGAFPGYADNAKEMLRVMRNHRRAAHGEQEGYEGLSINPVPLLAADSPYADLPVAARAAWDKALELGEKHGYRNAQTTVIAPTGTIGLVMDCDTTGIEPDFALVKFKKLAGGGYFKIINRTVPVALATLGYTERQIRDIEKYAVGHGTLEGSPSITHDALRAKGFDDDAIAKIEGALENAFDIKFVFNKYTFGEEFCVKQLGLDAKALNDISFDMLAALGFGKKEIEAANTYVCGAMTLEGAPHLRDEDLPVFDCANPCGRIGKRYLSADSHIRMMAAAQPFISGAISKTINMPNNASIQDCKDAYIHSWKLGLKANALYRDGSKLSQPLNAALVEEDDFADQPAATKATEASEKIVEKIIERVIRGDRRSLPSRRKGYTQKATVGGHKVYLRTGEYEDGKLGEIFIDMHKEGAAFRSLMNNFAIAVSIGLQYGVPLEEYVEAFTFTRFEPSGMVSGNDAIKMATSILDYMFRELAISYLGRNDLAHVQPSDVLPDAVGKGVAEGDLGEEAKAEDRAIETIRKVASSGFVRRNLYVVDGGAPVEERVIMKATGTDHGHSHDHGHSHKAETASIATTSVPSSGDTAILNASEEVMSAADSKLDRIREARMKGYEGDGCPECGNFTLVRNGTCLKCDSCGSTTGCS; translated from the coding sequence ATGCGGATTACCAGGCAGTTCACACAGGAAGATGTCAGCCCGTATGCCGACATCGAATTTCGCAAGTCATCCTGCAAAATCAAAAACCCCGATGGATCGACCGTTTTTGAAATGAACGACATTGACGTTCCGTCAGGTTGGTCACAGGTGGCAAGCGATGTGCTTGCCCAGAAATATTTCCGCAAGGCCGGTGTTCCGGTTGCCTTGAAGCCAGTAAAGGAAAAAGACGTTCCCGAATGGCTGTGGCGCCACGAGGCAGACAAGCCCGCCCTGGAGAAAATGCCCGCTGAAGAACGCTATACCAGCGAACTGAGCGCAACCCAGGTATTTGACCGTCTTGCTGGCACCTGGGCCTATTGGGGCTGGAAAGGTGGCTATTTTGATGCCGAATCCGATGCCCGCGCCTTCTTTGATGAAATGCGTTTCCAGCTTGCCCACCAGATGGGCGCGCCGAACTCGCCGCAATGGTTCAATACCGGTTTGCATTGGGCCTATGGCATTGATGGTCCGGCACAGGGCCATTCCTATGTCGATTACAAAACCGGCAAGCTGACCAAATCGACCGGCGCCTATGAACATCCGCAGCCCCATGCCTGCTTCATCCAGTCCGTTTCTGACGATCTGGTCAATGAAGGCGGCATCATGGACCTTTGGACCCGCGAAGCACGCCTGTTCAAATATGGTTCGGGCACGGGTTCCAACTTCTCGAATGTACGCGGCGAAGGCGAAGCCCTCTCGGGTGGTGGCCGTTCTTCGGGCTTGATGAGCTTCCTTAAAATTGGTGACCGTGCCGCAGGTGCGATCAAATCGGGTGGCACCACCCGCCGTGCCGCAAAAATGGTGGTTGTGGATATCGACCACCCCGATATTGAAAAATATATCGACTGGAAAGTTGTTGAAGAACAAAAGGTTGCAGCCCTTGTTGCCGGTTCCAAACTGGCAGAGAAGCACCTGACCGCCGTACTGGGCGCCTGCAATAACTGGGACGGCGCCGCCGATTCCGAAGACCGCCTGAACCCGCGCAGCAACCCGCAACTTCGCGAGGCCATTCTGGCCGCGCGTGCGGTGATGATCCCCGATTCTTACATCAACAAGATCATTCAGTTTGCCCGCGAAGGCTTTACCGAAATCAGCTTCAAAACCTATGACACTGACTGGGATTCGGAAGCATATCTGACCGTTTCGGGCCAGAACTCCAATAACTCTGTCCGTGTTTCGAACGACTTTTTGCAGGCCGTGCTGGATGACGGTAACTGGAACCTGATCCGCCGCACCGACGGCAAGGTTGCCGAAACCATCCGTGCCCGCGACCTGTGGGAAAAAGTTGGCGAAGCCGCATGGGCCTGTGCCGACCCGGGCATCCAGTATGACACCACCATCAATGAATGGCATACCTGCCCGAATTCCGGCCGTATCAATGCGTCCAACCCGTGCTCGGAATATATGTTCCTGGATGATACCGCCTGTAACCTGGCTTCCATGAACCTGATGAATTTCCGTTCCGATGATGGCGGCATTGATATTGCAGCCTACGAACATGCCGTTCGCCTGTGGACTGTGGTTCTCGAAGTTTCGGTGCTGATGGCGCAGTTCCCGTCTGACCGCATTGCCGAACTGTCCTATCGTTACCGTACCCTGGGTCTGGGCTATGCCAATATTGGCGGCCTGCTCATGAGCATGGGCATTTCCTATGACAGCGATGAAGGCCGCGCCATTTGCGCATCCCTTACCGCAATCATGTGTGGTGTTTCCTATGCCACCTCGGCCGAAATGGCGGGTGAACTGGGTGCATTCCCGGGCTATGCCGATAATGCCAAGGAAATGCTGCGCGTCATGCGCAACCATCGCCGTGCCGCACATGGCGAACAGGAAGGTTATGAAGGCCTTTCGATTAATCCGGTGCCGCTGCTTGCCGCCGACAGCCCCTATGCCGACCTTCCGGTTGCGGCCCGTGCCGCATGGGACAAGGCATTGGAACTGGGCGAAAAGCATGGTTACCGCAACGCCCAGACCACCGTTATTGCCCCGACGGGCACCATCGGCCTGGTCATGGATTGCGACACCACCGGGATCGAGCCTGATTTCGCCCTGGTGAAATTCAAAAAGCTGGCCGGGGGCGGTTACTTCAAGATCATCAACCGCACGGTTCCGGTTGCCCTGGCAACACTGGGCTATACGGAACGCCAGATTCGCGACATTGAAAAATACGCAGTCGGCCACGGTACGCTAGAAGGTTCGCCCTCCATCACCCACGATGCGCTTCGCGCCAAAGGGTTCGATGATGATGCGATTGCCAAAATCGAAGGTGCACTTGAAAACGCATTCGACATCAAGTTTGTGTTTAACAAATATACCTTTGGCGAAGAATTCTGCGTCAAACAACTTGGTCTTGATGCCAAGGCACTGAACGATATCAGCTTTGACATGCTGGCCGCTCTTGGCTTTGGCAAAAAGGAAATTGAAGCCGCAAACACCTATGTTTGTGGTGCGATGACCCTTGAAGGTGCGCCGCATCTGCGCGACGAAGACCTGCCGGTATTTGATTGCGCCAACCCGTGTGGCCGCATTGGCAAACGCTACCTGTCGGCTGACAGCCACATTCGCATGATGGCCGCTGCCCAGCCGTTTATTTCGGGTGCGATTTCCAAAACCATCAACATGCCCAACAATGCGTCGATCCAGGATTGCAAAGATGCCTATATCCATTCCTGGAAACTGGGCCTGAAGGCAAATGCGCTTTATCGTGATGGCTCGAAGCTCAGCCAGCCGCTGAACGCGGCCCTGGTCGAAGAAGACGATTTTGCCGATCAGCCGGCTGCGACCAAAGCAACCGAAGCATCGGAAAAGATCGTCGAAAAGATCATCGAACGCGTGATCCGTGGCGACCGCCGTTCCCTGCCCTCACGCCGCAAGGGTTACACCCAGAAGGCCACCGTGGGCGGGCACAAGGTTTACCTGCGTACCGGTGAATATGAAGACGGCAAGCTGGGTGAAATCTTCATCGACATGCACAAGGAAGGCGCTGCTTTCCGCTCGTTGATGAACAATTTCGCCATCGCGGTTTCCATTGGCCTGCAATATGGCGTGCCGCTGGAAGAATATGTCGAAGCCTTTACCTTCACCCGGTTTGAACCTTCGGGCATGGTGTCGGGCAATGATGCGATCAAGATGGCAACCTCCATCCTGGATTACATGTTCCGCGAACTGGCCATTTCCTATCTTGGCCGTAACGATCTGGCCCATGTTCAGCCGTCTGACGTTCTGCCTGATGCCGTTGGCAAGGGTGTGGCCGAAGGTGACCTGGGCGAAGAAGCCAAGGCCGAAGACCGCGCCATTGAAACCATCCGCAAGGTGGCATCAAGCGGCTTTGTCCGTCGCAACCTCTATGTTGTTGATGGTGGCGCGCCGGTCGAAGAACGCGTGATCATGAAGGCAACGGGCACCGATCATGGCCATTCACATGACCATGGCCACAGCCACAAAGCCGAAACTGCCAGCATTGCAACCACCTCGGTTCCCAGCAGCGGCGATACCGCGATCCTCAATGCCAGCGAAGAAGTCATGTCGGCAGCGGATTCCAAACTGGACCGTATCCGTGAAGCCCGCATGAAAGGCTATGAAGGTGATGGTTGCCCTGAATGTGGCAACTTTACCCTGGTGCGTAACGGCACCTGCCTGAAATGCGACTCTTGCGGCAGCACCACGGGTTGCTCGTAA
- a CDS encoding NADH:ubiquinone oxidoreductase subunit NDUFA12, with amino-acid sequence MATVGTRIFTSLFGKRVGEDRFGNVYYTEKKAVQGRKAKRWVIYKGIDEGSKVPAEWHAWLHYTLDAPLSEKAEDRYDWQKEHQPNLTGTKHAYRPKGHDYQGGQRAKATGDYQSWSPEG; translated from the coding sequence ATGGCCACCGTCGGGACCCGTATCTTTACTTCGCTGTTTGGCAAACGCGTGGGCGAAGACCGTTTTGGTAATGTCTATTATACCGAAAAGAAGGCCGTTCAGGGCCGTAAAGCCAAGCGCTGGGTGATCTACAAGGGCATTGATGAGGGCTCGAAGGTACCGGCTGAATGGCATGCATGGCTGCATTATACCCTTGATGCGCCGCTCTCTGAAAAGGCCGAAGACCGGTATGACTGGCAGAAAGAACACCAGCCGAACCTGACGGGCACCAAACATGCCTACCGTCCGAAGGGCCATGACTACCAGGGTGGTCAGCGCGCCAAGGCAACTGGTGATTACCAGTCCTGGTCGCCGGAAGGCTGA
- the mlaD gene encoding outer membrane lipid asymmetry maintenance protein MlaD — protein sequence MSNRLVETLAGGAVICVAVAFAVFSYSRAGLRAVEGGYELSASFNRIDGLATGNDVRISGVKVGSVVSQELDPKTYMAVIHMKIRSDVELPTDSAAKIASDGLLGGKFVSLEPGGDIDMLQPGGTVEYTQGSVNLEELIGQVIYSNKSDSGNGGAQPAPEGN from the coding sequence ATGAGCAACAGGCTGGTCGAAACACTGGCAGGTGGCGCGGTTATTTGCGTTGCGGTCGCTTTCGCCGTTTTTTCCTATTCGCGTGCAGGCCTGCGCGCGGTCGAGGGGGGATACGAATTATCCGCCAGCTTCAACCGCATTGATGGCCTGGCCACGGGCAACGATGTGCGTATTTCCGGGGTCAAGGTTGGTTCCGTGGTATCGCAGGAACTTGACCCGAAAACCTACATGGCCGTTATCCACATGAAGATCCGTTCCGATGTGGAACTGCCAACCGACAGCGCAGCCAAAATTGCATCGGACGGTTTGCTGGGCGGAAAGTTCGTGTCGCTTGAACCTGGTGGGGATATCGACATGTTGCAGCCCGGCGGGACTGTTGAATACACCCAGGGATCGGTAAATCTTGAAGAACTGATCGGCCAGGTGATCTATTCCAACAAGTCCGATAGCGGCAATGGTGGCGCGCAACCGGCACCCGAAGGCAATTAA
- a CDS encoding DUF2155 domain-containing protein has protein sequence MTVKSLLVTGALASGMVAGFVTGASALDYRKADVAQLQGLDKITARISTFEVPVGQSVNFGSLTIKVDACYRTPPEERPESAGFLEIIDHRSEDKTDVEVFDGWMFASTPGLSALEHPVYDVWVKECLNAGDEAPSGDDAMPPENNG, from the coding sequence ATGACTGTAAAATCCCTGCTGGTTACGGGTGCTTTGGCCTCTGGCATGGTGGCTGGTTTTGTCACTGGTGCGTCCGCGCTTGATTATCGCAAGGCCGATGTCGCGCAGCTCCAGGGGCTGGATAAAATTACGGCCCGTATTTCCACCTTTGAAGTGCCGGTGGGGCAAAGTGTCAATTTCGGTTCACTGACCATCAAGGTTGATGCCTGCTATCGTACCCCGCCCGAAGAACGGCCGGAAAGTGCCGGTTTCCTTGAAATCATCGACCATCGTTCCGAAGATAAAACCGATGTCGAGGTTTTTGACGGCTGGATGTTTGCATCAACGCCGGGGTTATCAGCCCTTGAACACCCGGTTTACGATGTGTGGGTCAAAGAATGCCTGAATGCCGGGGATGAAGCCCCATCTGGTGATGATGCCATGCCGCCGGAAAATAACGGTTAA
- a CDS encoding methyl-accepting chemotaxis protein gives MLGNVKISTKIFAISALALLALVIFAVIQLSVLRSELLADRQDKIRAGTDVLVSLADGYLNAADAGKMSRDDAITMFYDTVMKSRYDNQTGYFFAYTRNGITRANGASPALVGKDMMNLQDPDGTYVVKALIKAASHPEGGFFTYHWPKPGQPKDVNYDKLSFARALPWGDVIGTGIYIDDVDNAFWQNAKIVMLIGAVILIVMLLAGYAVGRDIVGALRRLSTQMAAISNGELDDDIEGQDRGDEVGYMAATVVTFREQAILNRTLEAKQREIEVEAENRRKADIRTLADALDERVKGLINAITRSITNMKSAVSEMQAAAQMNCDFSTAVASATTETSANVQTVSAATEQLSASSDEIAQQVSNSASISTRANSEAVRTNATVAGLSEAAQRIGDVAQLIGAIAEQTNLLALNATIEAARAGDAGKGFAVVAAEVKNLANQTARATEEINQQISSVQSETSDAVKAIQVISQTIAQVAESSSAISAAVEEQHAAIEEISRNVQQAAYGTQEVSDRIGTVNENAGKVSTETGTLARNAESLVSQATSLEEAIDTFLQDLRTRAA, from the coding sequence ATGCTAGGAAACGTAAAAATAAGCACGAAAATTTTCGCCATATCTGCGCTTGCGCTGCTTGCACTGGTGATATTTGCGGTTATCCAGCTAAGCGTATTGCGATCGGAACTTCTTGCTGACCGACAGGATAAAATCCGCGCGGGAACCGACGTGCTGGTCAGCCTGGCGGATGGCTATCTAAACGCTGCCGATGCGGGCAAAATGTCACGCGATGACGCCATTACGATGTTTTACGACACCGTGATGAAAAGCCGCTATGACAACCAGACGGGTTATTTCTTTGCCTATACCCGCAATGGCATTACACGGGCCAATGGTGCCAGCCCGGCCCTTGTCGGCAAAGACATGATGAACCTGCAGGACCCGGACGGTACCTATGTTGTCAAGGCACTGATCAAGGCGGCATCACACCCGGAAGGCGGGTTTTTCACCTATCACTGGCCCAAACCCGGCCAGCCCAAAGATGTAAATTACGACAAACTTTCCTTTGCGCGCGCCCTGCCCTGGGGCGATGTCATTGGCACCGGCATTTATATTGACGATGTCGACAATGCCTTTTGGCAAAATGCCAAAATCGTCATGCTGATTGGCGCGGTAATCCTGATTGTGATGCTGTTAGCGGGTTATGCGGTTGGCCGCGATATTGTTGGCGCGTTACGCCGCCTGTCAACGCAAATGGCCGCCATTTCCAACGGCGAACTGGACGACGATATCGAAGGGCAGGATCGCGGCGACGAAGTGGGTTATATGGCCGCAACCGTGGTGACATTTCGCGAACAGGCCATTTTGAACCGCACCCTTGAAGCCAAACAGCGCGAGATTGAGGTTGAGGCCGAAAACCGCCGCAAGGCCGATATCCGCACCCTGGCCGATGCCCTTGATGAACGGGTAAAAGGCCTGATCAATGCCATTACCCGATCCATCACCAATATGAAAAGTGCGGTTAGCGAAATGCAGGCAGCCGCGCAAATGAATTGCGATTTTTCAACTGCGGTTGCCAGCGCCACCACCGAAACATCGGCAAATGTCCAAACCGTTTCGGCAGCCACCGAACAGCTTAGCGCATCTTCCGATGAAATCGCCCAGCAGGTTAGCAATTCGGCATCCATTTCGACCCGCGCCAATAGCGAGGCTGTGCGCACCAACGCAACCGTTGCCGGCCTGTCCGAGGCGGCACAACGCATTGGTGATGTCGCCCAACTTATTGGTGCCATTGCCGAACAAACCAACCTTCTGGCACTAAACGCCACCATCGAGGCCGCACGCGCCGGTGATGCCGGCAAGGGATTCGCCGTGGTTGCGGCCGAGGTCAAAAACCTTGCCAATCAAACCGCCCGCGCGACCGAGGAAATCAATCAGCAGATTTCATCGGTTCAGAGCGAAACCAGCGATGCCGTAAAGGCCATCCAGGTTATTTCCCAAACCATTGCCCAGGTTGCTGAAAGTTCATCGGCCATCTCGGCCGCGGTCGAGGAACAGCACGCCGCGATCGAGGAAATTTCGCGCAATGTGCAACAGGCCGCCTATGGCACACAGGAAGTTTCCGATCGTATCGGCACGGTGAATGAAAATGCCGGTAAAGTCTCAACCGAGACCGGCACACTGGCCCGAAATGCGGAATCGCTGGTAAGCCAGGCAACGTCGCTGGAAGAAGCCATCGATACCTTCCTGCAGGATCTGCGGACACGGGCTGCGTAA
- a CDS encoding alpha/beta hydrolase produces the protein MSQTRLEGPEFPATSGTTKSIVVLLHGYGADGADLIGLAPELAKFLPDTAFYSPNAPHPCEMSPFGRQWFSLASYDPEMLRRNAETMPTALKALAQGARENTTHIENFIENVLDQHGLEANRLALVGFSQGTMMALQFAPRYKKQIAGVVGFSGALLGTDTLAGEITSRPPVTLIHGSADPVVPVQASKLAQAALGENGFDVSYHERPGLPHGIDGEGLAIAANFLREKLS, from the coding sequence ATGTCGCAAACACGCCTCGAAGGACCGGAATTTCCGGCCACATCGGGAACGACCAAAAGCATTGTTGTTTTACTGCACGGATATGGCGCCGACGGGGCAGACCTGATTGGTCTGGCACCGGAGCTGGCGAAATTCCTGCCTGATACGGCATTCTATTCGCCCAATGCGCCACATCCCTGTGAAATGTCGCCATTTGGTCGGCAATGGTTCAGCCTGGCATCCTATGACCCGGAAATGTTGCGCCGAAATGCTGAAACCATGCCAACGGCGCTAAAGGCCCTGGCACAGGGTGCGCGGGAAAATACCACCCATATCGAAAACTTTATCGAAAATGTGCTTGATCAGCACGGCCTTGAAGCAAACAGGCTGGCCCTTGTCGGGTTTTCACAGGGCACGATGATGGCGCTGCAATTTGCTCCGCGTTATAAAAAACAGATCGCCGGTGTTGTTGGTTTTTCCGGCGCATTGCTGGGCACCGATACACTTGCAGGTGAAATCACATCACGCCCGCCCGTCACCCTGATTCATGGCAGCGCGGACCCGGTCGTGCCCGTACAGGCATCGAAACTGGCGCAAGCTGCCCTGGGTGAAAATGGCTTTGATGTCAGCTATCATGAGCGTCCGGGCCTTCCGCATGGAATCGACGGCGAAGGACTTGCGATTGCAGCAAATTTCCTGCGCGAAAAGCTGTCCTGA